The stretch of DNA CTGATTCAGACTAACTACTGCTGTCCAACTTGTCCCACAACAGGTATGActactctctctatctctctctctctctctctctctctctctctctcacacacacacacacacacacacacacacacacacacacacacacacacacacacacacacacacacacacacaaccaattAAGTACAGTAAGAGCTCCTATAATGAAGTTTTACCTTGGCAACAAGGACAATTATCTTTCTTATGTTTTCTTTAGGCGCTCCTTTATAACCACAAAGGCAACTTAAAATAGGTCCCTTTGGTATTCTGTTACTGTCCTGTGTACAATTTATGCTTTAATGATGTCACTTTCTGTAATTAATGTTGTTTTGGTCTCACCATAATCTCCATTATATTTAGGAAAAAGGTCAGTTGCTTTTCAAAAGGCAGAAAGTAGACTTGGATGAAGTTCTGCTTCCATCTCACTAAACCTGACTGAGCAGCACAATATCTTCAGGTAAGATGATGATATCTTATTCATAAAACCATGTCCAGGTGTTAAAttgcacttttaaaaaagtaaaatgaaatgatgaatgGAAGAGAGTATTGTTTTGTTGTCTGCAGGTGTAGagctttttaaagtttaaaattgTTTGGACTTTGTCATTTGTGCAGTCCAACTAAGTTTGTGCACAAATGAAAACATACACAGCTTTTCATTTTTGCAGTGTAGTTATTCTGCACTTTTCGGATCGGCAGCTTATAAAACTTAAGTCATGGGTTATTTACCCTGTTGATAGTGAATATTACTACatctgttttggtggaacatgtgatagtctagctagctacaACCCGCTCTCACTCCCACCTGGTAAAATATAGACACTTGGTCATTGGCTGTCAGAGTCAGATACGATGCAAAAACCcctcttcagcgtgtgtgttgAACGCACGGAGCAGTGCAGCAGTTACGCAGCGCTTGAAGATGACGGAGTATTAAGAGccacaacggtagcgagtagtatgaaaaccCGAGATTCCGCGTGGGGAGGCTGGTTttagtggtggatgggtcaaacaacacaggagaccggggttcttGTCtggcgtgtcactgaaacgtgcattttataaccccacccaccatcttttcctaaacccaactgtctcgtttttcttttcctaaccccaactgtcctgtttgtctttacctaaacccaaatgtcctgttcttgtcccgcgtgtcacggaaatgTACCTTTTATAAGCACACCCACaaacttttcctaaacctaactgcgtcaaaagtgacgccaatagtcccgacccagcatttagataaagcgtgtttagaaatgatgctaaaggagacttttagcgtcaataacaacgccaaaggcacctgaccaagcgtccgtattttacgcgatgggagtgagaatgtgtctggatttaccctgcagagatctgaggagcagttaaccgtagtcctcatgaatccagtTTAGAACGCcaccacaaagaaagaggaaggtgacggatattcggcctaaatgagggacatccggcggaatttccggcggcacctgaacaatcctggaaatgaaacgtcgtcaacATACTCACAATGTCAAATAGCTGACATTGACTCAaaagtaaataatttaatttagtttaacctgaaaagtttaactccaagcaaccactttttaaaggttgggtcaaactaattatttatacatccgagtaaattaattattttaggttgtctcaaataaaaaactaacagttgtcattatttcaaacgtatagtaaatcaaatttgaaaaaaactgattttaatacattttgatcaatgactactcagaacactttcctttagaacacatttatatttattgtttaataaattGATAACATTGAACATCTGTTTCAAATGTATGAAGAGAAACAGTCTGCTTCAGCTGAACACCCGAAACGAGACTATTGATGTCATCAGAAGACAAATCATGGAGCTGTGAATAGTAGCACAACTCCTAAGACATCATGCAGTACCCATGGTGAATTTACCgggacatacattttataattcagGTGTGAGCCTTACGGTAAagatccatttgtccgacacgactgaagtgtggtgtcgcgacgtcatacatccatggttgatgttccacgcccctgaccggcagctgattggacgaacgcgtgttgtgggtttggcttctcgagaatttcaacagatctaataaaaatgctctgatcaaatgaataaattcagtttaatgtcccgctgccaatttatattgtatccatataaagaaaatggattcaaccataaacataaactagaacgtttactttaaatgaaaaaagtaataattttcagctatttcaatgagaaaatacatattaaatgaacaacagcaatgttagacttttttcaGTGCACATGTAGACTGGATCGGCAAACTCCCATGACCCCTTCAGAAAGCTTGCAAGGGTGAAGAGATGGTCCACTGGTCCACAGCGAGGAAGGAATCCACATTGCTCCTCCTGTTTTTGAGGTTTGTCACTTGGTCAAATAGACTAATttattgtcttttattttttaccatttaTTTACTCTGAAACTTTGAGGAATCTCAAAGTTGTGACTCAGACCAACTGGTGCTGTCCAACTTGTGCCCCAAAGAAGCAACTACTACAACTATTcacaattaaaaacacacacacacacacacacacacacacacacacacacgccacactAGCAATTAAAGTAATAGCTTCAATAGTTAATCTTTAATTAGGAGATTAAAACAGAGGCACAGTTATTACCTTAGCAACAAGGATAATTATGTTTCTTTTCAGGGGCTTGTTTAAAACCACAGAGGTAACTTAAAATAGGTCCCTTTGGTATTCTTTGCTATCCTGTGTacaatttatgtttttaatgaatGGGATCTGATGTCACTTTGTGTAATTAATGGTGTTTGCTCTCACCAAAATCTCCATTATATTTAGAAAAAAGGTCAGTTGCTCTTGAAAAGGCAGAAAGTAGACTTGGATGAAGTTCTGCTTACATCTGACTAAACCTGACGGAGCAGCACAACATCTTCAGGTAAGATGATGATATCTTACTTATGATCCATGTCCAGGTGTGTTAAAAAGGAAAATAGGAAGATGTACTGTTTTGAGCTTGTCACAGATAAAGTCACATACAAAGCTTTTCATTTTTGCAGTGTAATTATTCTGCACTTGTTGTCTCTTGACAGCAAAtttgttctgtctgtctgctgaggAGAGATGGAGCTTTTGCCGTTTGATATTTCACCTAAAAGCCCCAGAGGTCTGTAAACGTTTCTGTGCTTTTCATAATGTGTTGCTGATTGTGTGATATACTGTTGTGATGATGTCCAGTGCAATCAAACTTCACAGTGTTGTCATCTATTATAAAATTACAGAAATATTTTACAAaagaatagaaaataaatgtaatttcatAGAAGATGATGTGGTGGTGTAATAATGTTAGAATTGCAAAGATGCAAGGAGTTAAATGCTGAATTTGTTATCCTTTGGATGCAGATTCAGGTGTTTTAAAAAGGAACATAGGAAGATGTACTGTTTTAAACTTGTACACAGATGAAGTCACATACAAAGCTCTTCATTTTTGCAGTGTAATTATTCTGCACTTGTTGTCTGTTGACTGCAAAtttgttctgtctgtctgctgaggAGAGATGGAGCTTTTGCCATTTGATATATTTCCATATTTCACCTAAAAGCCCCAGAGGTCTGTAAATGTTTCTGTGCTTTTCATTATGTTTTGCTGATTGTGTGATATACTGTTTTGATGATGTCCAATGTCATCAAATATGAAGTTACAGAAATATGTTTTCAgttctaaacaacagaaaacaaatgtaatgtgtaATAATGATGCTACGGTTGCAAAGAGTTAAAATCTGAATTTGTTTGTTCAGTGTAATTGTTTGTCAATGATTGAAGACTATGACACATTATTTTCACAACTTTTTAAGAGAAAGTCTGCATATATCTCAGTGCTGAACTATTAACTGCTCTTATGGTAGAATGCCGTAGCTGTAAACTACATTCATGTGTCTTTTTTGCAGCATTTTTGAGGTGTTAGAAAATGAAATCTACTCAATgtgtggtgatggcgcagtggatatgacacatggcTTCAgtgtgggagacccaggttcaattcccactgtaccacatcaaccaatgtgtccctgagcaaggcactttacccctagttgctccagaggcatgttacctctgacatatgtagcaatttgctttggataaaagcatcagctaaataacatgtaatgtaatgatctGAAAGTGAAAAGAGCATCGACACCTTCAGATTTTGTGATGAATTTACTTCAATTAACGCTGGCTTTCACACAGATGTCCTACATACCGTGAGCTTTGTCATTTATACGGATcagttttgttgacatttttctttttattgtttttccatATACtgcttaaccctctgaggtctgagggcattttcacatattcttcttaaatttacctttttagggtatttgcatataaactGATCCCCGtttgtttcatatcaaaatgttcagaacggACTCAGCTTTCCGTATAGTGATGCCCACatttgttccagagcaatgggtaaagagataatttggcgctaAAGCTGCAACATTGATGTTTGCTTTTTGATGTTCCTCAAATCTCTTTctgaaaaaaaaccttaacttatgatgtgttgtacgaattgttttggtgcttgaaatgagatCACCAAAGTCTTTCAAGTTATGTATGATTAAAATAGTacataaatgtctgaaatgagatcttgtaatatcgctttttgagttAGAATTTTGTCAAACATCGTTTGGATGCGCCAgtgcgtcttttgtcctcagagggttaatgtataaaataataatagttatTGCAGCAGATGGGCTGGGCTGATTCGGTGGAATGTTGCTCTTCATATGCTGTGGCTAACCATGTTGTTTTAAGGCTCTTTAATTTTGATTTAGCATGATTATCATTATTttcttgtttagtttttttagtgtacgttattttattaataatagtttttttaataCAACCTAGTTTGTACGTACATAAAATGTTTCTTTCCTTTTGCTTCTTATTCTGCTTAGTTATGCATATTTTCAATTAACCAGGTTGTCTATTTGTATGGCATtgttatgtttgtatgtgtgtgctagATGGTTAGGAAAAactcaaattaaatatgaaccaTAATACTTATTGCCAaattaacacatttttctttttttcctgaccATATTAAAGCCCAATATGTTATAAATCTGTCCTATGATACAGAAATAACCAGAAAGTATCATTACACCAAATAAGAACATATTTCACGTTTATATGTTATAATGGCAGAACAAATATATAGATTCCTTTTGTATGAAAATAGCCACTCACAGTTATGTTatgcagtgttgtagtactcgagatcGGTCTTGGTCCCAATGTTTGaaggtcaagaccacaactgcagggatttCGTTAAATTGCCTGTGCATGTGCTGTGTCTGATTTATGTCTATGTGTTAAAACTTCCAAATGCAACCATTAACTTGACTTATATCTAATTTGAATTTGTTACCGTAAACCCCCCTCTCCCTGCTCCCTTTAGACGCACTCCCAAGAAAGTAAATGcaggagacaggagaagaagctctggctgtctgacACAAATCTGgtctcggtcttgactcggtctcgccctgccttggtcttggtctcaaaccctcaaagtctcggtcttgtctcaaTAAACACAATCTATTTCTATATCTGTATGAAAAATGGTCATGGAAATATTAACACACTATGGTAAAATGTACCATGCACAGATTGAAAAATGGACTATAAAACTCCTCTCTGTCTTCTGATGTCCTGTCTGTAAATTATCACTGACACCTCATTTTCCTCACTCCCTCTCCAGATTCACAACTCCCCTTGTCGACCAATCATAGAGCCAGCTTTGTCAACGGCACCTGGGAGCCTGATGGCGTCACTTTCTTCATCATTGAGGGCCTCGCCAGCCTTGGCGAGAAAAAGATTATATTTTTTGTCATCCTGCTTCTGGGTTACATCACCATCCTGGGAGGAAACAGCATGATCATTTTTGTGGTACAAAACAAAGCCTTCTATTTAGTTAAAGCAGTTTATTCAGTCCTGCAATTATTCGTATGGTAATCACTGCCACTGTTTTTTCTCATGCAGGCGTTGACTGATCCGAAGCTTAACTCCCCCATGTATTTCTTCCTCTACAACCTCTCCTTTGTTGACATCGtctacaccaccaccaccatccctCAAATGCTAGCCGGCTTCCTGACAGACATGAATACCATTTCCTACCCGGGCTGCTTCTTCCAGATGTATTTCTTTGTTCAGCTAGCAGTTACCGGCCGTTCCATGCTGACTGTCATGGCGTACGACCGCTACGTGGCCATCTGCAACCCTCTGCGCTACACTGCCATCATGACTCGGCCCGTTCGACTGCTCCTTATCACAGGAGCCTGGAGCTTCGGCACCTGCTGCACGCTGCCAGCCATTTCAATGTCCTTGCTGCGGTCTTACTGCGGCCCGAATGTGGTAAAACATGGCTGGTGCGACCCGTCATCTGTAAGGCGACTGGTGTGCGGTGACACCTCAGTGGATGGTGTTGTGTCCTTTTCTTCAGCCTTGTTTGCATTACTGACCACAGGAGTCCTCATCCTCACCTCTTATGTCCTGATTGGTGTTTCCATATTGAAGATGGGTGTCGCTCAGAGACTGAAGGCCTTCGGGACGTGTGCCGCTCACCTGACTGTCGTGTTCATCTCTTACAGCTCGGCCTCGTTTGTATACATCTCCTACCGTGTGGGAAACTTTTCACCAGAGGTACgacaaaaaatattgttttagtACATTACATATACGCACATATGTCCACCAAGAATGACCTTTTGACTCGTACTTCCTGATTCTTACAGTGCAGACGCTTTGCTGCTTGCTCCTGCCTCTGCTTGCATATTTCTACTGATAATCTtgcttttcctctgagagaaactatgagcagtggctcttggatacttataaatcactggactataaattttttgtagacatagtaggctattaccatatttcaacatttttctgcgtGAGCATGGCCTACCAGTAGCTCAAGCCTGTCCTACAGTGACTGTAGCtgaagctaattagcagcaagatgcctcCCGTTGATAACTACTACAAACTCCTTCAAAAGATTGCAGTTCTGGAAACCAAAATTCACCGGTTAGAAGTAAACGTGGAAGTGAACGGATCATGTggaaatgacaccactttaccatggacccaaaacaatggacaaaagcatgctaacacacagcTAATTAGAGCCTACGAAGAAACAAGAGGGCTGTGGAATGGGTAATAAATCAACAAGTAGTAGTCCTCCCTGGAACTGTTTTGGTGCAAAGCATAAGAGTAAATTATTTTCCTGGGAAATGGGAGGACGACTAACGGGCAGGTCACCGCACCCTGAGTTTTGTGATATGACCGGCTGGCCTGCATTATCATCCAGGCAGAGCGCCTCATCACAAATTTCAGGGCACCGCgccctgagatttgtgatatgacCGGCTAGCCTGCATCATCCAGGCAGAGCACCTCTTCAACCCCTGTACTTAGTAGGACCCAgccgtggacagctgcaaaagggaaaattagcaacaaaatgcttCCCCAACAACTGAGTGTGCAGGTGGAGGACAgatttgctcctctgctgcaggaccctggacATCCATCTGATGACCTGGATTGCATCTCATCGTCACACAGCacggtaaggactgagagcaattcaaaaagtaaaaagctacagggaaagctaacgactgggcctcaaactctgattgtgggtgacACTGCTGTAAAAGatataaaaagcagtaaaaacaccaaaatactcacaaagacatggtgtctgacttggcccaaagaatcccggatatcgtggcagcacacccaactgtgaagaacattatactgcatatagggtcacatgatATTGTAAAGCAACAGACGGAAGTGCTGAATTGTGACTTTATGGatctgctgaacacagtcagctccctaaacgcgaaggtgtttatcagtggccctataccgccagtcagaataggagctgagcgattcagcagactgttggcactgaacaaatggctttcaactgcatgtaccATCGATTCTCTGCagttcattgacaattttaacattttctgataccgcagacatctttttaaagcagatggatTTTTCTACACATCTGCTCCCTTGGCCAAGGACACGAGACAAGAGGAATCTaaacaagaggaagacataACAAAGCATGGCAGTGATtcaccacagcccccacctgagcaaagatttTACCATGGGAGACCACAGAGCAGAGATgagaaatctcaacccccctTTTCACCCGTCAAACACCCCTCAAACCCCCTTACCAACCCCAACGACTTTGAGGATCCATCGCTCTCCCATCTTTCCCCCATCCCCATGTTGGAGTTCACTGACAGATGAAGCAGCTGGTGGATGCTGGA from Sander lucioperca isolate FBNREF2018 chromosome 13, SLUC_FBN_1.2, whole genome shotgun sequence encodes:
- the LOC116060376 gene encoding olfactory receptor 10J4-like, translated to MTHGFSVGDPDSQLPLSTNHRASFVNGTWEPDGVTFFIIEGLASLGEKKIIFFVILLLGYITILGGNSMIIFVALTDPKLNSPMYFFLYNLSFVDIVYTTTTIPQMLAGFLTDMNTISYPGCFFQMYFFVQLAVTGRSMLTVMAYDRYVAICNPLRYTAIMTRPVRLLLITGAWSFGTCCTLPAISMSLLRSYCGPNVVKHGWCDPSSVRRLVCGDTSVDGVVSFSSALFALLTTGVLILTSYVLIGVSILKMGVAQRLKAFGTCAAHLTVVFISYSSASFVYISYRVGNFSPEVRIIVSVLYAALTPFLNPMIYSLRNKELRESIIRTLGRFRPSAVLPRKDINTVS